Proteins encoded together in one Theileria parva strain Muguga chromosome 3 map unlocalized ctg_530, whole genome shotgun sequence window:
- the Pola2 gene encoding DNA polymerase alpha/epsilon subunit B family protein, translating into MGNKDDLTIYNITDHLREKLELKFLWNLNSELLKRLESETKSTKDLLFVNDWFKTELETIVSPKNSPNFDYKRIKRAKSILNLIELKSSFDLDDERVLIYTAPYVRDGTYKLLKGSEVNNKSNLSLDVVMSFDYYKCNSGTPSLLEEAISSKIIRFSNLFAHFCKSKGINCDLKRLRNSSDSDATVYGRIGTEGEVPINPLNVTLQGSRTVDYGLKVQLQNLHSIDEFCLFPGQMVAVSGLFYEDNFGMKYLANDILSGVPVDKPFVTLTSQNRFMDENLHIMCVKGSLLTEKLEQTSFSEIYQVIKRDKPHVVIFTGPFISVNQVIAEGYQLSRLGDITFLYLKFLNDLANVSQIGLIKNTKFIIVPHPYDVILGYPLPQPPLNCKSTPIFNKAFPPNIIFLSNPAYFRLNGILFSITSCDPISSIYKNMVYKGIEDQLNRVCKELLLQRSFFPGYPAYRLQAEYPVDLKKLRELEFSKDLVPDVLLFCSAVKPEPFIEFTNQRAFVSLHNNSLGVKGKVIDTYTEIYITPLGNKEDDEPVQELDIQNRITLLYTTLK; encoded by the exons atggGAAATAAAGATGATTTAACGATTTATAACATAACTGATCATTTG AGGGAGAAATTAGAGCTTAAATTTCTGTGGAATTTGAATAGTGAACTCCTAAAAAGGTTGGAATCTGAAACAAAAAGCACCAAAGATTTGTTGTTTGTCAACGACTGGTTCAAGACTGAACTTGAAACTATCGTTAGTCCAAAAAACTCCCCAAATTTCGATTACAAACGTATCAAAAGAGCTAAAAGTattctaaatttaatcGAACTCAAGTCCAGTTTCGATCTAGATGACGAACGCGTCTTAATCTACACAGCTCCATACGTTAGAGACGGAACATACAAACTCCTAAAGGGCTCCGAAGTTAATAATAAGTCAAACCTCTCACTGG ATGTTGTCATGAGTTttgattattataaatgtaataGTGGCACTCCTAGTTTACTTGAGGAGGCGATAAGCTCTAAGATTATTCGTTTTTCAAACCTTTTTGCACATTTTTGTAAATCCAAGGGCATTAATTGTGATCTTAAACGTTTACGTAACAGTAGTGac TCTGATGCGACTGTTTATGGTAGAATTGGGACTGAAGGTGAAGTTCCAATAAATCCCCTTAACGTTACTTTACAAG GAAGCAGAACTGTGGATTATGGGTTAAAAGTTCAACTGCAAAATTTG CATTCAATCGATGAATTTTGTCTATTTCCAGGACAAATG GTTGCAGTTAGTGGTTTGTTTTACGAGGACAATTTTGGAATGAAGTACTTGGCCAACGACATac TTTCTGGTGTACCTGTTGATAAACCATTTGTTACTTTAACATCACAAAACAGA TTTATGGatgaaaatttacatataatGTGTGTTAAAGGATCGTTACTGACTGAAAAGCTTGAACAAACTTCATTCA GTGAAATATATCAAGTTATTAAAAGAGATAAGCCACATGTGGTCATTTTTACAGGACCATTTATAAGCGTTAATCAAGTCATC GCTGAAGGATATCAATTGAGTCGATTGGGTGatattacatttttatatctgaagtttttaaatgatttggCAAATGTTTCACAG ATTGGCTTGATTAAGAACACgaaatttataattgttCCTCACCCCTATGatg tgATACTTGGATATCCGTTACCACAACCTCCGTTGAACTGTAAATCGACtccaatttttaacaaGGCATTCCCTCCAAAC ATAATTTTCCTCTCAAACCCAGCCTATTTCCGATTAAACGGAATCCTGTTCTCTATTACTTCCTGTGATCCTATATCATCCATTT aTAAGAATATGGTGTATAAGGGAATAGAAGATCAATTGAACAGGGTTTGCAAAGAATTGCTGTTACAGAGATCGTTTTTCCCAGGATATCCAGCTTATAGACTGCAAGCTGAATACCCCGTAGACTTGAAAAAACTGAGAGAACTCGAGTTCTCAAAGGATCTTGTACCAGACGTGCTGCTCTTTTGCAGCGCAGTAAAGCCAGAGCCATTTATAGAGTTCACAAACCAAAGAGCGTTCGTAAGTCTCCACAATAATAGTCTAGGAGTTAAGGGAAAGGTAATAGACACTTACACTGAAATATACATAACGCCGCTGGGAAATAAAGAAGATGATGAACCGGTACAAGAACTCGATATACAAAATAGAATTACACTACTCTACACTACtctgaaataa
- the utp7 gene encoding BING4CT (NUC141) domain protein translates to MTFESTDFIYSKFFRSKDLKKKQTISNKNFQKNRTICEESIKTTDLTSILLPNEPGYIIPGENEKTYKLTQTNLLTLVDQGTKKKVILNLPYGPYAVDFSHNGRYLLLGGEKGQLSLICTHTYKDFFDISVNENIRDVKILQNHTMLAVAQKLYVHIYDNTGAEVHVLRDRMLTHKLEYLYYHYLLVTIGEFGELCYQDVSTGEIVAKHNTKKGPCHVMCQNKDNAVIHLGHKDGLVSLYVPNMEKNVLRMSCHKGPVTALCVHNNYMVSSGIDGYWKVWDLRKYKDAVVSQFIGSNPPTCITSSQTGVLSLNFGCRLEFYNNVFDGSIKPNLYLKHQFNSQEIKSVAFQPYEDVCAVGTSFGLSNLIIPGSGLSNFDSLEQNPYETGKIRKDREVQRLLEKLPPDSITLTMQPIGSYSRDLSQAKFPQEELENVEKNKRKNRKRTSKSSAKYKAERYSKVFTRRKQAVVDKIKSLKESGKQDEGKDVIMARMTKNDVVKGSVKGAALSRLFKNQ, encoded by the exons ATGACTTTTGAAAGTActgattttatttatagCAAATTCTTCCGATCTAAGGATCTAAAG aagaAACAAACGATTTCTAATAAAAACTTCCAAAAAAACAGGACTATCTGTGAGGAATCTATAAAGACAACTGATTTAACCTCAATTTTGCTTCCAAATGAACCTGGATATATTATTCCCGGAGAAAACGAAAAAACTTATAAACTAACCCAAACTAATCTTTTAACATTAGTTGATCAAGGAACTAAAAAGAAGGTAAT TTTGAATTTACCTTATGGCCCGTATGCTGTTGATTTCTCTCATAATGGCCGTTATCTACTTCTTGGGGGTGAAAAAGGCCAACTTTCTTTAATTTGTACTCATACTTATAAGGATTTTTTTGATATTTCG gttaatgaaaatataaGAGATGTAAagattttacaaaatcaCACTATGTTGGCAGTTG CTCAGAAGTTGTACGTCCACATTTACGACAACACTGGCGCTGAAGTGCACGTTTTACGAGACCGAATG TTAACGCACAAGTTGGAATATCTTTATTATCACTACTTGCTAGTCACAATAGGAGAATTTGGAGAGCTTTG TTACCAGGACGTTTCCACCGGTGAAATCGTGGCAAAACATAATACTAAGAAAGGCCCTTGTCATGTCATGTGTCAAAACAAGGATAATGCCGTCATACATCTCGGGCATAAAGATGGTTTAGTTTCATTATATGTACCAAATATGGAAAAG AACGTTTTGAGAATGTCGTGCCATAAAGGGCCTGTAACTGCGTTGTGTGTACATAACAATTACATGGTTTCCTCAG GAATTGATGGTTACTGGAAAGTTTGGGACCTTAGGAAGTACAAGGATGCTGTCGTTAGCCAGTTTATTGGCTCAAATCCTCCCACATGCATAACTTCCAGTCAAACTGGTGTCCTTTCCCTCAACTTTGGCTGTCGATTAGagttttataataatgtttttgATGGATCAATTAAGCCAAATTTGTACCTTAAACATCAGTTTAACTCACAG GAGATAAAATCAGTGGCATTTCAGCCCTACGAGGATGTTTGTGCCGTGGGAACATCTTTTGGCCTGTCAAACTTGATTATTCCTGGCTCAGGTCTTTCTAATTTCGATTCATTAGAACAAAATCCATACGAAACAGGGAAG ATAAGGAAGGATCGTGAAGTCCAGAGGTTACTGGAAAAGTTGCCCCCTGACTCCATAACTTTGACTATGCAACCGATTGGTAGTTATTCTAGAGACCTTTCTCAAGCCAAATTTCCCCAGGAGGAACTTGAAAATGTAGAAAAAAACAAGAGAAAAAATAGGAAAAGAACTAGCAAATCCTCAGCCAAATATAAA gCTGAAAGATATAGTAAGGTGTTTACTAGAAGGAAACAGGCAGTTGTTGATAAGATAAAGAGCTTGAAGGAATCTGGGAAACAGGATGAAGGGAAGGATGTTATTATGGCAAGAATGACAAAAAATGACGTTGTAAAAGGATCAGTCAAGGGCGCAGCGCTTTCAAGACTCTTTaaaaatcaataa
- a CDS encoding Cwf15/Cwc15 cell cycle control family protein, which translates to MSTAHRPTWNNSTGVGLEESGLTASVSSKDLPSHTELKRRSTCSPGSSETGETKKLPETKKLLREKLEETENAHKTKNVIEDQVGVTKDFLTLEDVSHLLNLGINSFNHDGDHSTKVGKENREDEESALLRELAKIRKEREEIKQREMEEELNSEEARGKLLNKNPLMDPSNHPRPWDEDVVFRNPQTQSQQPPSFLNDAVRTDFHRRFLHKYIQ; encoded by the exons ATGTCTACAGCTCACAGACCTACTTGGAATAACTCGACTGGCGTAGGTCTTGAAG aaaGCGGGTTAACTGCTTCTGTTTCTAGCAAGGATTTACCCTCCCATACTGAGCTCAAGCGCAGGTCCACTTGCTCTCCCGGCTCATCTGAGACCGGGGAAACAAAGAAACTGCCTGAGACTAAGAAGTTATTGCGCGAAAAGCTTGAGGAAACTGAGAATGCTCACAAAACTAAGAACGTAATCGAGGATCAGGTGGGTGTGACTAAGGATTTTTTAACCCTTGAAGATGTCAGTCACCTGTTAAACCTTGGGATTAACTCTTTTAACCATGACGGAGACCATTCTACTAAGGTTGGCAAAGAGAATCGCGAGGATGAGGAATCTGCCTTATTACGTGAGTTGGCGAAGATAAGAAAGGAAAGGGAGGAAATCAAACAGCGCGAGATGGAAGAAGAGCTTAATTCTGAAGAAGCCAGGGGGAAACTACTGAACAAAAACCCTCTAATGGACCCTTCCAACCATCCTAGACCCTGGGACGAAGACGTCGTTTTTAGGAATCCACAAACACAATCTCAACAACCCCCAAG